One genomic segment of Arachis duranensis cultivar V14167 chromosome 4, aradu.V14167.gnm2.J7QH, whole genome shotgun sequence includes these proteins:
- the LOC127746613 gene encoding uncharacterized protein LOC127746613, with protein sequence METEFAEIAEEPAKSSINERRPVKRVTWRPPLAGWVKCNIDAAFVEVHFGGAKIVVLRDHTENLLTGSNSKIVATSPFAAEALAVREVLLMAKNFQLERIIIKSDSLILIQALKSQALIVEIQVFLDDISDLSRSISNCGFI encoded by the coding sequence ATGGAAacagaatttgcagaaattgcagaagaacCTGCAAAGAGTTCTATTAATGAAAGAAGGCCAGTTAAAAGGGTTACCTGGAGACCGCCACTGGCAGGATGGGTTAAGTGCAATATTGATGCAGCGTTTGTTGAAGTTCATTTTGGAGGGGcaaaaatagtagtattaagAGACCACACTGAAAACCTTCTCACAGGCTCAAACTCCAAAATAGTGGCCACCTCGCCTTTCGCTGCAGAAGCCTTAGCAGTTAGGGAAGTATTATTAATGGCAAAAAACTTTCAACTGGAAAGAATTATCATTAAATCTGATAGTTTGATCCTCATCCAAGCACTAAAATCACAGGCATTAATTGTAGAAATTCAAGTATTTTTAGATGATATTTCGGATTTATCAAGAAGTATCTCAAATTGTGGGTTCATCTGA